The following are from one region of the Magallana gigas chromosome 6, xbMagGiga1.1, whole genome shotgun sequence genome:
- the LOC105340128 gene encoding uro-adherence factor A isoform X13 — protein MDKKTSTVDKRHAVITFDHYLDKFKIKDLSTSHGTYVNDKKIHDQEYVTLDHMDTVRLGNDSTVYHVERVPDSGVLSGDIQIEKAPHSMPNWASRELPHMMECQPVPYRGLVFTYPIMSCLGCIAEQRIAHTCGNHTLDNVISQREQMHMAADMQQQHVHHSHNVPHRPHVHSHPHPQEYSGHQIKHLGDYPPQEGEYPRGSDYPHTSEYPQTSDHPHTSEYPPVNEYVRSSEYQDSGQDTRERRGLMMTTHQEDQSKSNQSGLGSNTWPRKRIRVRNTANISTFFHVFDEDTSGSRMSIDDNSYACSRVLRGEGGHPDNLPPELETVKKGTPLYGQPDWWGEEEVNGNVTETPKPPKDLPLSNTYPPPTDNTTTPSADLYSMSSNSSVSKDSLLNPSSPEKSTSEGVQPPPSKMPEGGACTAFTVDFGEESPKKPMAGKSLSEFMPSKIRKSFKDRKEKVLGTKTGKEATGKDSSPGSEKGSDIMSPVQQKKIEDIWSSPTRKARDLKRPAKSTEQEPKPDTTPKKSVVEPAQKTGLHRRSLSTGRPIPAKLSRPKENGEVATPKSPKQPKGKELTTSDSAFFLIDKMFASDTKSPAKGRRTPRSLKADKPTASEHSTHPEAKMHESSVSKTQSAKVGRKPIIMRKDSNKAVPQSKKSPSEKKGKVIPSSAAPVDNTDNVSETGTYTIDGELPSKEEESARKDIETVFGIKDTQSTVSDSVEGLSTDRKPSSEDLILENLEDEEDLRSLERKRSRGPEGSSLEMEVGSSEVTDLRITEDEQENPSDANTAPTWVTQWAALTNKSKTSEPSSPSSSVSDKDTMLSPDSKKPSKGLSRKRPGTGRKLPTIPGKSPDGSNCSSRLSQSTDSQSPRCPSTPRYGENNNIADKQKSVTISSHVVKRYEGTDTESISQTKFESESEVTSVSKEEDLSSPKGSARSSASVETEVLLKDTETVMAAMEARMDSKSSGLQNGHMLDDVDNLSDNESTAALVNGHEGFLKSSSYTSPRESLAKSRGLQQHKSVTRGGSASERLQAFRERNYKNATPPENSVVSDVLSENCDLNQSTDRTSECSDSSASFNRSGSKGKGTISMTRPNRAFQLRRALADGDAPDTPSSGVSEAVSLTNVSAVSSTRSFKSSTPTRSMKASNRLSYPYTKQDSARSKESLGAAIVQKSREGGGSSSRSNASLGAQIANKASRNNQSSGNLANSFNRSDGGRFSLKLNRSLSSQDSIHMDSSNSSTRKPDLKNVKSKLKCTPTYGLSVTGIHSSRSSVTSASSRSNSPKSAEKAAWKRRKEYDPRRAVAEAKAKAKDVKVKLDNQGKPKMIRSASFTNSAELQKYRRQALQQKDSVSSPDDLSCASEGADTVCSSVYQRSFIPYSGRSQSSRIFPSSEDEESSLIVKSTQDLTSGLCGRFKSAFTPPPQNAAPSPPLMPLSVFKKRNSFESHETRHGVARHRASLEPQQSYDNILVSSIYQLSLKLKTNTEKTLTKLKEDQRIEDMSSPSPIDDILNQSSSNSDIPGWKTANQELAAILSNLRKTEHRIHMMQKALYPDDDSCSDSPGLSGREKREYLQEIERIRSELAGFQPIAKPQIKDDQASIESDCEELGTADEFF, from the exons ATGGATAAGAAA ACATCGACTGTTGACAAAAGGCATGCTGTGATCACCTTTGACCATTACCTGGACAAATTCAAAATCAAGGACCTCAGCACCAGTCATGGG ACGTATGTGAACGACAAGAAGATCCACGACCAGGAATACGTCACGCTGGATCACATGGACACCGTCAGGCTCGGCAATGAT TCCACAGTATACCATGTGGAGAGGGTACCAGACTCGGGCGTGTTGTCAGGGGACATACAGATAGAGAAGGCGCCCCATTCAATGCCCAACTGGGCGTCCCGGGAACTCCCCCACATGATGGAATGCCAG CCAGTTCCATATCGAGGACTTGTATTTACTTACCCAATCATGTCCTGTTTG GGCTGTATAGCAGAGCAGAGAATCGCGCACACTTGTGGAAATCATACATTAGACAATGTCATTAGTCAAAGAGAACAGATGCATATGGCTGCAGATATGCAGCAGCAGCACGTGCACCACTCGCACAACGTGCCTCACAGACCTCATGTGCACTCGCATCCACATCCGCAGGAATACTCAGGGCACCAGATTAAACATTTAGGTGATTATCCTCCTCAGGAGGGGGAGTATCCGAGAGGAAGTGACTATCCTCATACTAGTGAATATCCACAAACTAGTGACCATCCACACACAAGTGAATATCCACCAGTTAATGAGTATGTGAGGAGTAGTGAATATCAGGATAGTGGACAGGATACACGAGAGAGAAGAGGACTGATGATGACCACCCATCAGGAGGATCAGAGTAAGAGCAATCAATCGGGGCTGGGTTCTAACACCTGGCCACGCAAACGAATTCGAGTCCGCAACACCGCCAATATCAGCACGTTTTTCCATGTTTTTGATGAGGACACTAGTGGTTCTAGAATGAGTATTGATGACAATAGCTATGCATGCAGTAGAGTCCTGAGGGGCGAAGGCGGTCACCCCGACAACCTCCCCCCAG AGTTGGAAACGGTGAAGAAAGGCACCCCCCTGTACGGTCAGCCTGATTGGTGGGGCGAGGAAGAGGTCAATGGAAATGTTACAG aAACCCCCAAACCACCAAAGGATTTGCCGTTGAGCAACACCTACCCCCCTCCCACTGATAATACAACCACACCCTCTGCAGACTTGTATAGCATGTCTTCTAACTCCTCTGTCTCCAAAGACAGTCTCCTGAATCCATCCTCCCCAGAGAAATCCACGTCAGAGGGGGTCCAACCCCCACCCTCCAAGATGCCTGAAGGAGGTGCATGCACAGCATTCACTGTGGACTTTGGTGAAGAATCCCCAAAGAAACCCATGGCTGGGAAATCCCTTAGTGAGTTCATGCCCTCCAAGATCCGGAAGAGCTTCAAGGACCGGAAAGAAAAGGTTCTTGGTACCAAGACTGGTAAAGAAGCAACTGGGAAAGACTCCTCACCGGGGAGTGAAAAG GGCTCTGATATAATGTCCCCTGTACAGCAGAAGAAGATTGAGGACATCTGGTCCTCACCCACAAGGAAGGCCAGGGATTTAAAGAGGCCAGCCAAATCCACAGAGCAGGAACCAAAACCTGACACCACTCCAAAGA AATCTGTTGTAGAGCCAGCACAGAAGACAGGCTTGCATAGAAGAAGTTTATCAACAGGCAGACCTATACCAGCCAAACTGTCCAGACCTAAAGAGAATGGAGAGGTAGCTACTCCTAAGTCCCCAAAACAACCCAAAGGAAAGGAACTCACTACTAGTGACAGTGCCTTCTTTCTGATTGACAAAATGTTTGCCAGTGATACCAAGTCTCCTGCTAAAGGCAGACGTACCCCTAGATCTCTAAAAGCTGACAAACCTACAGCAAGTGAGCATTCCACTCACCCAGAGGCAAAAATGCACGAGTCTTCAGTGTCAAAGACACAAAGTGCAAAGGTTGGTAGAAAGCCAATCATTATGAGGAAGGATTCCAATAAGGCTGTTCCACAATCCAAGAAGTCTCCATCGGAGAAAAAGGGGAAAGTCATACCTTCCTCTGCTGCTCCTGTTGATAATACAGACAATGTGAGTGAGACAGGAACTTATACTATAGATGGTGAGTTACCGTCCAAGGAGGAAGAATCTGCTCGTAAGGACATAGAAACTGTGTTTGGAATTAAGGATACTCAATCCACTGTCTCAGATTCTGTGGAGGGGCTCTCTACAGATAGAAAACCGTCCTCCGAGGACTTGATCCTTGAGAACTTGGAGGATGAGGAGGACTTGAGGAGCTTGGAGAGAAAGAGAAGTCGAGGACCAGAGGGCAGTAGTCTGGAGATGGAGGTCGGGAGTTCAGAGGTCACTGACCTCAGGATTACAGAGGATGAACAG GAGAACCCCTCAGATGCAAACACTGCTCCCACTTGGGTGACCCAATGGGCGGCCTTGACCAATAAAAGCAAGACTTCCGAACCTAGCAGTCCCAGTAGTAGCGTCTCTGATAAAG ATACCATGCTGTCACCTGACTCAAAAAAGCCTTCAAAAGGCTTGAGTCGGAAACGTCCTGGAACAGGTAGAAAATTACCCACAATCCCTGGTAAAAGCCCAGACGGGAGCAACTGCAGTTCACGACTGAGTCAGAGTACAGACAGCCAGAGTCCTAGGTGTCCCTCCACGCCGAGATACGGCGAGAACAACAACATCGCAGACAAGCAGAAGTCTGTCACAATATCTAGTCATGTAGTCAAACGTTATGAAGGCACAGACACTGAATCTATTTcccaaacaaaatttgaaagtgaaTCAGAAGTGACATCTGTGTCAAAGGAAGAGGACTTATCATCCCCAAAAGGTTCAGCACGAAGTTCAGCCAGTGTTGAGACTGAGGTCCTGCTAAAGGACACAGAAACTGTCATGGCAGCCATGGAGGCACGCATGGATTCCAAGTCCAGTGGATTACAAAATGGACACATGCTGGATGATGTGGATAACTTATCTGACAATGAGAGCACAGCAGCCCTTGTGAATGGACATGAAGGATTCTTAAAATCCAGTTCCTATACTAGTCCTCGTGAATCTCTAGCAAAGTCTAGGGGTTTACAGCAACACAAGTCTGTGACAAGAGGGGGCTCTGCTAGTGAAAGACTTCAAGCATTCCGTGAAAGAAACTACAAAAATGCAACACCCCCTGAAAACTCAGTGGTATCTGATGTGTTAAGTGAAAATTGTGATCTCAATCAATCAACAGACAGGACCAGTGAATGCAGTGATTCAAGTGCTAGTTTTAATAGATCTGGCTCAAAGGGAAAAGGTACAATAAGCATGACCCGACCCAACAGGGCTTTCCAGTTGAGGAGGGCTCTGGCAGACGGAGATGCACCAGACACTCCTAGTTCAGGAGTCTCGGAGGCTGTGTCGCTGACCAATGTGTCCGCCGTCAGTTCTACACGGTCTTTCAAAAGTTCCACTCCCACCCGATCCATGAAGGCCAGTAACAGACTCAGCTATCCATACACCAAGCAGGACTCCGCCAGAAGCAAGGAGAGCCTAGGAGCTGCCATCGTTCAGAAGAGCAGGGAGGGGGGTGGTTCCTCGTCCAGGAGTAACGCTAGTCTAGGTGCTCAAATAGCTAACAAAGCATCTCGCAATAATCAATCCTCAGGAAATTTGGCCAACTCCTTCAACAGAAGCGATGGCGGTCGGTTCAGTCTGAAACTGAACAGGTCTCTAAGTTCTCAAGACTCTATTCATATGGACAGTAGCAATTCCTCTACACGCAAACCTGACTTGAAAAATGTGAAATCAAAGTTAAAGTGTACCCCCACTTATGGTCTTTCAGTGACTGGAATTCACAGTAGTAGGAGTAGTGTAACTTCTGCTTCCAGTCGATCCAATTCCCCAAAATCTGCTGAAAAAGCAGCATGGAAGAGAAGAAAGGAGTATGACCCAAGAAGAGCTGTGGCAGAGGCCAAGGCTAAAGCGAAAGATGTCAAGGTCAAATTGGACAACCAGGGTAAACCAAAAATGATTAGGTCAGCATCTTTCACCAACTCGGCTGAGCTTCAAAAATACAGGAGACAGGCTCTCCAGCAGAAAGACTCGGTATCAAGTCCGGACGATTTGAGCTGTGCCAGTGAGGGAGCGGACACTGTGTGTAGCAGTGTGTATCAGCGGAGCTTCATTCCATACTCCGGCCGGTCCCAGTCAAGTCGAATCTTTCCGAGTTCTGAGGATGAAGAAAGTAGCCTAATTGTCAAGTCAACTCAG GATCTAACCAGTGGCCTTTGCGGACGCTTTAAATCAGCATTCACCCCACCTCCCCAGAATGCtgccccctctccccctcttaTGCCCCTGTCAGTATTTAAAAAGCGAAACTCGTTTGAGAGTCACGAGACTCGTCACGGAGTGGCCAGACACAGAGCTTCACTCGAGCCTCAGCAG TCCTATGACAACATCTTGGTGTCCTCCATTTATCAGCTGTCACTCAAACTCAAAACCAACACGGAGAAAACCCTCACAAAGCTCAA AGAGGACCAGAGAATTGAGGACATGTCCTCCCCCTCGCCTATTGATGACATTCTGAACCAATCGTCTTCCAATAGCGATATTCCTGGATGGAAGACAGCCAATCAGGAGCTAGCTGCCATCCTATCAAATCTGAGGAAAACGGAACACAGGATACACA TGATGCAGAAAGCACTGTATCCAGATGATGACAGCTGCTCAGACTCCCCGGGATTGTCTGGTCGAGAGAAGAGGGAATACCTCCAGGAAATTGAGAGAATCCGCAGCGAACTTGCAGGATTCCAGCCAATTGCAAAACCCCAAATCAAGGACGACCAAGCTTCCATTGAATCGGACTGTGAAGAATTGGGGACTGCTGATGAGTTCTTTTGA
- the LOC105340128 gene encoding uro-adherence factor A isoform X12, translating into MLRIFKCSQTSTVDKRHAVITFDHYLDKFKIKDLSTSHGTYVNDKKIHDQEYVTLDHMDTVRLGNDSTVYHVERVPDSGVLSGDIQIEKAPHSMPNWASRELPHMMECQPVPYRGLVFTYPIMSCLGCIAEQRIAHTCGNHTLDNVISQREQMHMAADMQQQHVHHSHNVPHRPHVHSHPHPQEYSGHQIKHLGDYPPQEGEYPRGSDYPHTSEYPQTSDHPHTSEYPPVNEYVRSSEYQDSGQDTRERRGLMMTTHQEDQSKSNQSGLGSNTWPRKRIRVRNTANISTFFHVFDEDTSGSRMSIDDNSYACSRVLRGEGGHPDNLPPELETVKKGTPLYGQPDWWGEEEVNGNVTETPKPPKDLPLSNTYPPPTDNTTTPSADLYSMSSNSSVSKDSLLNPSSPEKSTSEGVQPPPSKMPEGGACTAFTVDFGEESPKKPMAGKSLSEFMPSKIRKSFKDRKEKVLGTKTGKEATGKDSSPGSEKGSDIMSPVQQKKIEDIWSSPTRKARDLKRPAKSTEQEPKPDTTPKKSVVEPAQKTGLHRRSLSTGRPIPAKLSRPKENGEVATPKSPKQPKGKELTTSDSAFFLIDKMFASDTKSPAKGRRTPRSLKADKPTASEHSTHPEAKMHESSVSKTQSAKVGRKPIIMRKDSNKAVPQSKKSPSEKKGKVIPSSAAPVDNTDNVSETGTYTIDGELPSKEEESARKDIETVFGIKDTQSTVSDSVEGLSTDRKPSSEDLILENLEDEEDLRSLERKRSRGPEGSSLEMEVGSSEVTDLRITEDEQENPSDANTAPTWVTQWAALTNKSKTSEPSSPSSSVSDKDTMLSPDSKKPSKGLSRKRPGTGRKLPTIPGKSPDGSNCSSRLSQSTDSQSPRCPSTPRYGENNNIADKQKSVTISSHVVKRYEGTDTESISQTKFESESEVTSVSKEEDLSSPKGSARSSASVETEVLLKDTETVMAAMEARMDSKSSGLQNGHMLDDVDNLSDNESTAALVNGHEGFLKSSSYTSPRESLAKSRGLQQHKSVTRGGSASERLQAFRERNYKNATPPENSVVSDVLSENCDLNQSTDRTSECSDSSASFNRSGSKGKGTISMTRPNRAFQLRRALADGDAPDTPSSGVSEAVSLTNVSAVSSTRSFKSSTPTRSMKASNRLSYPYTKQDSARSKESLGAAIVQKSREGGGSSSRSNASLGAQIANKASRNNQSSGNLANSFNRSDGGRFSLKLNRSLSSQDSIHMDSSNSSTRKPDLKNVKSKLKCTPTYGLSVTGIHSSRSSVTSASSRSNSPKSAEKAAWKRRKEYDPRRAVAEAKAKAKDVKVKLDNQGKPKMIRSASFTNSAELQKYRRQALQQKDSVSSPDDLSCASEGADTVCSSVYQRSFIPYSGRSQSSRIFPSSEDEESSLIVKSTQDLTSGLCGRFKSAFTPPPQNAAPSPPLMPLSVFKKRNSFESHETRHGVARHRASLEPQQSYDNILVSSIYQLSLKLKTNTEKTLTKLKEDQRIEDMSSPSPIDDILNQSSSNSDIPGWKTANQELAAILSNLRKTEHRIHMMQKALYPDDDSCSDSPGLSGREKREYLQEIERIRSELAGFQPIAKPQIKDDQASIESDCEELGTADEFF; encoded by the exons ATGTTAAGAATCTTCAAGTGTTCCCAG ACATCGACTGTTGACAAAAGGCATGCTGTGATCACCTTTGACCATTACCTGGACAAATTCAAAATCAAGGACCTCAGCACCAGTCATGGG ACGTATGTGAACGACAAGAAGATCCACGACCAGGAATACGTCACGCTGGATCACATGGACACCGTCAGGCTCGGCAATGAT TCCACAGTATACCATGTGGAGAGGGTACCAGACTCGGGCGTGTTGTCAGGGGACATACAGATAGAGAAGGCGCCCCATTCAATGCCCAACTGGGCGTCCCGGGAACTCCCCCACATGATGGAATGCCAG CCAGTTCCATATCGAGGACTTGTATTTACTTACCCAATCATGTCCTGTTTG GGCTGTATAGCAGAGCAGAGAATCGCGCACACTTGTGGAAATCATACATTAGACAATGTCATTAGTCAAAGAGAACAGATGCATATGGCTGCAGATATGCAGCAGCAGCACGTGCACCACTCGCACAACGTGCCTCACAGACCTCATGTGCACTCGCATCCACATCCGCAGGAATACTCAGGGCACCAGATTAAACATTTAGGTGATTATCCTCCTCAGGAGGGGGAGTATCCGAGAGGAAGTGACTATCCTCATACTAGTGAATATCCACAAACTAGTGACCATCCACACACAAGTGAATATCCACCAGTTAATGAGTATGTGAGGAGTAGTGAATATCAGGATAGTGGACAGGATACACGAGAGAGAAGAGGACTGATGATGACCACCCATCAGGAGGATCAGAGTAAGAGCAATCAATCGGGGCTGGGTTCTAACACCTGGCCACGCAAACGAATTCGAGTCCGCAACACCGCCAATATCAGCACGTTTTTCCATGTTTTTGATGAGGACACTAGTGGTTCTAGAATGAGTATTGATGACAATAGCTATGCATGCAGTAGAGTCCTGAGGGGCGAAGGCGGTCACCCCGACAACCTCCCCCCAG AGTTGGAAACGGTGAAGAAAGGCACCCCCCTGTACGGTCAGCCTGATTGGTGGGGCGAGGAAGAGGTCAATGGAAATGTTACAG aAACCCCCAAACCACCAAAGGATTTGCCGTTGAGCAACACCTACCCCCCTCCCACTGATAATACAACCACACCCTCTGCAGACTTGTATAGCATGTCTTCTAACTCCTCTGTCTCCAAAGACAGTCTCCTGAATCCATCCTCCCCAGAGAAATCCACGTCAGAGGGGGTCCAACCCCCACCCTCCAAGATGCCTGAAGGAGGTGCATGCACAGCATTCACTGTGGACTTTGGTGAAGAATCCCCAAAGAAACCCATGGCTGGGAAATCCCTTAGTGAGTTCATGCCCTCCAAGATCCGGAAGAGCTTCAAGGACCGGAAAGAAAAGGTTCTTGGTACCAAGACTGGTAAAGAAGCAACTGGGAAAGACTCCTCACCGGGGAGTGAAAAG GGCTCTGATATAATGTCCCCTGTACAGCAGAAGAAGATTGAGGACATCTGGTCCTCACCCACAAGGAAGGCCAGGGATTTAAAGAGGCCAGCCAAATCCACAGAGCAGGAACCAAAACCTGACACCACTCCAAAGA AATCTGTTGTAGAGCCAGCACAGAAGACAGGCTTGCATAGAAGAAGTTTATCAACAGGCAGACCTATACCAGCCAAACTGTCCAGACCTAAAGAGAATGGAGAGGTAGCTACTCCTAAGTCCCCAAAACAACCCAAAGGAAAGGAACTCACTACTAGTGACAGTGCCTTCTTTCTGATTGACAAAATGTTTGCCAGTGATACCAAGTCTCCTGCTAAAGGCAGACGTACCCCTAGATCTCTAAAAGCTGACAAACCTACAGCAAGTGAGCATTCCACTCACCCAGAGGCAAAAATGCACGAGTCTTCAGTGTCAAAGACACAAAGTGCAAAGGTTGGTAGAAAGCCAATCATTATGAGGAAGGATTCCAATAAGGCTGTTCCACAATCCAAGAAGTCTCCATCGGAGAAAAAGGGGAAAGTCATACCTTCCTCTGCTGCTCCTGTTGATAATACAGACAATGTGAGTGAGACAGGAACTTATACTATAGATGGTGAGTTACCGTCCAAGGAGGAAGAATCTGCTCGTAAGGACATAGAAACTGTGTTTGGAATTAAGGATACTCAATCCACTGTCTCAGATTCTGTGGAGGGGCTCTCTACAGATAGAAAACCGTCCTCCGAGGACTTGATCCTTGAGAACTTGGAGGATGAGGAGGACTTGAGGAGCTTGGAGAGAAAGAGAAGTCGAGGACCAGAGGGCAGTAGTCTGGAGATGGAGGTCGGGAGTTCAGAGGTCACTGACCTCAGGATTACAGAGGATGAACAG GAGAACCCCTCAGATGCAAACACTGCTCCCACTTGGGTGACCCAATGGGCGGCCTTGACCAATAAAAGCAAGACTTCCGAACCTAGCAGTCCCAGTAGTAGCGTCTCTGATAAAG ATACCATGCTGTCACCTGACTCAAAAAAGCCTTCAAAAGGCTTGAGTCGGAAACGTCCTGGAACAGGTAGAAAATTACCCACAATCCCTGGTAAAAGCCCAGACGGGAGCAACTGCAGTTCACGACTGAGTCAGAGTACAGACAGCCAGAGTCCTAGGTGTCCCTCCACGCCGAGATACGGCGAGAACAACAACATCGCAGACAAGCAGAAGTCTGTCACAATATCTAGTCATGTAGTCAAACGTTATGAAGGCACAGACACTGAATCTATTTcccaaacaaaatttgaaagtgaaTCAGAAGTGACATCTGTGTCAAAGGAAGAGGACTTATCATCCCCAAAAGGTTCAGCACGAAGTTCAGCCAGTGTTGAGACTGAGGTCCTGCTAAAGGACACAGAAACTGTCATGGCAGCCATGGAGGCACGCATGGATTCCAAGTCCAGTGGATTACAAAATGGACACATGCTGGATGATGTGGATAACTTATCTGACAATGAGAGCACAGCAGCCCTTGTGAATGGACATGAAGGATTCTTAAAATCCAGTTCCTATACTAGTCCTCGTGAATCTCTAGCAAAGTCTAGGGGTTTACAGCAACACAAGTCTGTGACAAGAGGGGGCTCTGCTAGTGAAAGACTTCAAGCATTCCGTGAAAGAAACTACAAAAATGCAACACCCCCTGAAAACTCAGTGGTATCTGATGTGTTAAGTGAAAATTGTGATCTCAATCAATCAACAGACAGGACCAGTGAATGCAGTGATTCAAGTGCTAGTTTTAATAGATCTGGCTCAAAGGGAAAAGGTACAATAAGCATGACCCGACCCAACAGGGCTTTCCAGTTGAGGAGGGCTCTGGCAGACGGAGATGCACCAGACACTCCTAGTTCAGGAGTCTCGGAGGCTGTGTCGCTGACCAATGTGTCCGCCGTCAGTTCTACACGGTCTTTCAAAAGTTCCACTCCCACCCGATCCATGAAGGCCAGTAACAGACTCAGCTATCCATACACCAAGCAGGACTCCGCCAGAAGCAAGGAGAGCCTAGGAGCTGCCATCGTTCAGAAGAGCAGGGAGGGGGGTGGTTCCTCGTCCAGGAGTAACGCTAGTCTAGGTGCTCAAATAGCTAACAAAGCATCTCGCAATAATCAATCCTCAGGAAATTTGGCCAACTCCTTCAACAGAAGCGATGGCGGTCGGTTCAGTCTGAAACTGAACAGGTCTCTAAGTTCTCAAGACTCTATTCATATGGACAGTAGCAATTCCTCTACACGCAAACCTGACTTGAAAAATGTGAAATCAAAGTTAAAGTGTACCCCCACTTATGGTCTTTCAGTGACTGGAATTCACAGTAGTAGGAGTAGTGTAACTTCTGCTTCCAGTCGATCCAATTCCCCAAAATCTGCTGAAAAAGCAGCATGGAAGAGAAGAAAGGAGTATGACCCAAGAAGAGCTGTGGCAGAGGCCAAGGCTAAAGCGAAAGATGTCAAGGTCAAATTGGACAACCAGGGTAAACCAAAAATGATTAGGTCAGCATCTTTCACCAACTCGGCTGAGCTTCAAAAATACAGGAGACAGGCTCTCCAGCAGAAAGACTCGGTATCAAGTCCGGACGATTTGAGCTGTGCCAGTGAGGGAGCGGACACTGTGTGTAGCAGTGTGTATCAGCGGAGCTTCATTCCATACTCCGGCCGGTCCCAGTCAAGTCGAATCTTTCCGAGTTCTGAGGATGAAGAAAGTAGCCTAATTGTCAAGTCAACTCAG GATCTAACCAGTGGCCTTTGCGGACGCTTTAAATCAGCATTCACCCCACCTCCCCAGAATGCtgccccctctccccctcttaTGCCCCTGTCAGTATTTAAAAAGCGAAACTCGTTTGAGAGTCACGAGACTCGTCACGGAGTGGCCAGACACAGAGCTTCACTCGAGCCTCAGCAG TCCTATGACAACATCTTGGTGTCCTCCATTTATCAGCTGTCACTCAAACTCAAAACCAACACGGAGAAAACCCTCACAAAGCTCAA AGAGGACCAGAGAATTGAGGACATGTCCTCCCCCTCGCCTATTGATGACATTCTGAACCAATCGTCTTCCAATAGCGATATTCCTGGATGGAAGACAGCCAATCAGGAGCTAGCTGCCATCCTATCAAATCTGAGGAAAACGGAACACAGGATACACA TGATGCAGAAAGCACTGTATCCAGATGATGACAGCTGCTCAGACTCCCCGGGATTGTCTGGTCGAGAGAAGAGGGAATACCTCCAGGAAATTGAGAGAATCCGCAGCGAACTTGCAGGATTCCAGCCAATTGCAAAACCCCAAATCAAGGACGACCAAGCTTCCATTGAATCGGACTGTGAAGAATTGGGGACTGCTGATGAGTTCTTTTGA